The following DNA comes from Ricinus communis isolate WT05 ecotype wild-type chromosome 10, ASM1957865v1, whole genome shotgun sequence.
ACTGGAAACTGGATAGTAATTTACCATTTAGGAGGGTCCCATCAAAgacatttaaattttcaaaaaatcccacaaaaaagtaaaattaccTAAAACCCCTAAAACATCGAAAATCGCAAAAATTCCCCACCTAATAAATGACCTAACCGAAATATATAACCCTACCAAATTAACatcttcaattttttctctctctcaaaaAAATCCCAAAAGAATATCAAAGAGTTTGTCTTTTACATTTCCCTCTTccttttttgaaaaaaaaaaacccagtTTCGATTCTCTAAAGGTGAGTAACCAACTCTATCTTTCCGTTGATTTAATGTCACTCTGGATTTTGAAATGCAATCTTTTGGTAGTTGTTTTAATTAGGTGCTGAGCTAAACTGTGTTGAACTGAGTCCTATTTTAGAAGCTTTACAAAAACAAAGGATCGAATTGAttgatttgtttgttttgttttttctggGTTTTGATTGACTTTGTTAGGTTAATGCTGTTGGGTTTTAATCACTTTTATTGAGAGATGGGTGCAGGTTTAATGGAAGTGTATTTTCCACTctgttgttttttaattttgttgttaGCTTGTAAGTGTGGCATTTACATTTGAATTTACATGCGTGTACCTCACTGGACTGTTGAATGTTTGTTGTATTAATTGGTGCtgttaaattgtatttatggGTGTCAATCGAGAAGTTTGTCTAGACATAAAGGCACGAACTCATACACACACTGACAGAGACAtggatttagggttttcatTCCTTTGTCTTTATATGGGGGAATTCTTATGCTTCAGGTTTATGGACAATTGTTGAATTGGCtaatttggatgtgaatttgTGTTAAAATACCTCAGAATGGAAGGGACAGCAGTATAAcactttaaaatattcttcttctataATTAAGTTGCAGTATGATAAAGTTGTGGATCATTGTATgggttaaatatatttgtttgAAAGTACTTTGCCCCGATTTGATTTATCTGGGGTAATACTGATCTCTTATGATTATTTATACGTCTGATACTCTTTTGTCTTATGAAAGTGAAAAAGCGGAACAAAGGCCCCTGTTTGAAAATATCTAGTTTATTCCTCcattttatttacaataagTCAGTCCCGCTTCACAGGATTTTCAAGTCCAGAAGCTGAAGTCATAATTGCATTTacttatcaatttgatttttataaacgTATTGAGAGAGTAAGGGGATTTTGGAAATTGATTGGACCCATCATTTATTTGCGTGATTTTAGTTTGTGACTATACTTATGGTAGGATAGCTGCTTTTAGATTTATAGTGTTTGATTCTGGAtggactttttctttttggctgCTGTTCGCTGTACGTTGGCAAACCATCTTAGTTGGCACAAGGTTATCtttgttttatattaaaaCGGCTATTCCAATCTTGCAGGTGCCAGTTGGGAGGCCATTTTCCATCTGATGTGACTCCGGAGAAGATGGAAGAAAAACATAAGCAAGTGGATGATGTAGAAATTGTTTCTAGTGATTCCTTTATTGTTGATtcagatgatgatgatgatgaaccGTCTACTTCTGGACAGGATAATGGGATGCATCTCGAGGCAAGTcatcaaaattctttttcttgtaattttcGGGTTTTAAAGAAGTTCTCTTCATATTTCTCCTTTCATTCTCACTGGTACAACTGCCAATTTATATTAAGCATCTGTTCCAGAAGTTTTACACTAGTTGATGCCTTGACAAAGGAGCCAATACCACTATTCCTATGTTAGATGAGCAAATCTTTTCTCTGAACCAACATGGAATCACTAAATCATTAAGTGTCGTCGTAATGTATCAATTTTAACATAGAAATGGCTTTAGCCCGAGTAATGGCCTAGCACATGGCCAAGTGTGACAGCAATAGTACTTATGACACAATAAGCTTAATCTAGTAATTATGCATTGTATAAGCCCATTGCAAACATCATATCCACCCAATGTGCGTTACTCACATATGTTTAAAATTCTTTGATCTCTCATTTGAGTTTATCTTTTTGTTGGTCCTGTCTTGCAGGAACCTTTGACCGAGCAAGAAGTAGAAGAGCTAGTTGCTGAGTTGCTGGAAGTTGAGAGCAAGGTATTACAAGTTCTTGCTTTACTTCCAAAATTCTGTTTGGGCCCGTTTGTTTTAGAAGGTTATCTGATACTTATTTTAGGCTGCAGAGGCTCAAGAAGCACTTGAAAAGGAGTCTCTTTCCAAAGTGGAGAGTGAAGTGAGAGAGGAGTTGGGACAGTCTCTTCATGGTGATGATGTTAGTTATTTTTGCCATTATTTACCTTTCTTTGGTTCTGTCTGTTTAGTCCATCACTTATTGAAATTCTTTCATCCATAACATTAGCTGGAGGCAGCTGTTGAAGATGAGATGACTGCTTTCAAGGAGGAGTGGGAAACTGTGCTTGATGAACTAGAGACTGAAAGTGCTCATTTGTTGGTctgcttctttttttcaattttagtaaaCTCTTTGgttctttttagaaattttaatgcCTGCATGTGTTTGGAGGCAATAATTCTTGTTTTTCATGATCAGTTGTATAGTCTCTACTAGGATGTTAAAAGAgtgtttcttcttttatacAACTTTAAGATCACTACTGTCGTGTCCAATTGTTTCCatgaatttcaattttatcctCATTATTGAACGACAATTgatgtttttaaaaaatattattctcttCTCATCTATTTCATCCTTACAATTAAATTGTTGGGTTAACATTGCACTGGAGAGTGTGATATTTATTATGGAAACTTAAGTTGCTATTATAAGTTAAGCCATTACTTTTGTTTAGGTTCAGCTTACACCACTCTCTTATTGTTTCTTGTTAGACTTTCAGTTAGTTTTACAAACTTCTCCCAACAGGAACAACTTGATGGAGCTGGTATTGAACTCCCAAGCTTGTACAAGTGGATTGAAAGACAGGCCCCGAATGGCTGCCAGACTGAAGCTTGGAAAAGCAGGGCACATTGGGTAGGATCTCAAGTGACCAGTGAAATCACAGAGGCAGTAGCTGATGCTGAGAAGTATCTTCAAAGCCACAGGCCTGTGAGAAGGTATGTTTACCCATTTTACATGGTGAATTCTTCAGCGCTTCAAGTTCATTGAAATGGATCTATTTTGCATATTCAGACGGCATGGCAAATTATTGGAGGAAGGTGCTAGTGGATTTTTGGATAAAAAACTTTCTATTGATGGAACCAAGGATAATGTGGCAGAGAATGGAGATATAGATTGGGATTCTCTCAACAAACTATTCTCAAGTGGTTCGTGTAAAGATGTTGCTTCATTTGGTAGCAAGCATTGGGCTTCTGTCTACTTGGCCAACACTCCCCAAGAAGCGGCAGAGATGGGGCTCAAGTTTCCTGGAGTCGATGAGGTTGCAAATTTAGTTCAAATACTTGATTTACTACCTTGTTAAGAGTCTGCTTTGTAGCCTTTATCCCAAACTTATTATCATGTagcaactaattttttataatgaattaattttatcttagaTGCCAATTCTTTATGCCTgttacaaatttttttatttttttctgtttgGTATCTATTTTTCTGGtgattcatttttctttttttgtttcccCTCTTTTATCCAAGACCATTTAGCATTAAGATGTAGAAAACACTTTCCTTCCCCTGCTTGCCTATATTTGCTGAGGCATGTGAGAGCCTTTTTCCTATTTCAGTTGGCACTCTATCTCTGTGACCTTTTATTTGCCTAACTTTGATTAACAGTTGTGATAAATGTGGATAATCTTTGGGTTTCTTTTTAAATCTCTTTAATCTCTCTTGTACGATATTTTAATTCaacaataatttcttttgttcttagAAACTTGCTGCATTTGCACTTTTCTTgttatgtaaatttttaagatttacaCTTTTTCAGGTCGAAGAGATTGAAGACATTGATGGCTGTTCAAATGACCCATTCATTGCTGTTGCCATTGCAAATGAAAAGGAACTAATTCTTTCTGAGGAACAGaggaaaaattatataaaggtTTGTTAATATTGTTGTGCTGCCTTCAAGTTAATTACCTTTCAATAGCCAAATAACCTACCTATTTTATCAAAAACTATGTGTCTTCATCTTTTTGAAGGAATTACATTTCAAAGCCATTGAGAATCATATCAGTTAAAATTCTGTCTAATTCCGATtgtgttttcttaaattctgTCTAATTCCGATTGTGTTTTCTTAAGAGGTGATGTTTAGCTGCTAGTTGCACGCATATTTTTCACCGAGTGCCATCATAGTGTGTATGCACTCACTGAAAGCTACGGTGTTAGTATACGAGATTTTCTCTAGTGTTTGGATCTCTATACATGCACTTGAAATGGATTCCTGGTGGAAAGGGCCTTCTATCTAGTCCCATATAGTAGTGGGTGATATAGTGAATTCAACAATATTGGGGTGCCAGTCACTTTTCTGGATTTTTTAACATAGCTTTTGTCTTTATAATTTGAGTGAAGAATTCAAAAATCTTATTTCTTAATCAATGGAGTTAGACCCATATATATGCACAATACATACCATCCCAATCTCGGTAGGACTAGGaatcataattaaattagtctTCTAACTTTTGTAACACTTCCCTTCAAGTTGGAGCATAGATATTAATCATGCTTAGCTTGTTACAGAGTTAATCAACTCGAGTCCCATTAAGAGCCTTCGTGAAGATATCTCCCAGTTGTTCTTCTGTCTTCACATAATCTGTGGAAATCAAACCTTGCTGAATCTTTTCACGAACGAAATGATAGTCAATCTCAAATATGCTTAGTTCGTTCATGAAATACAGGATTAGATGCAATGTGTAGAGCAACTTGGTTATCACACCAGAACTTGGCTggtattgaaattttaagactTACTTCAGTCAAAAGCTGATATATCCATATTATTTCACACACAGACTTGGCCATAGCTCTATACTTTGATTCCGCACTTGAACGTGAGACAACATTATgctttttgcttttccatgAAACCAAATCCCTCCAACAAATACATAATAGCCTGAAGTAGACCCTTGATCATCCTTGGATCTTGCCTAGTCAACATCAAAAAAACATTCAATTCTAGTTTGATCATGCTTACCATATAATATTCCTCGCCTAGGTGCTCCTTTTAAGTAGCACAAAATTTGTTCGACAGCTGTCCAGTGATTAACTGTTGGAGAGGACGTGTATTGACTCACCACACTAACTGAATACGCAAATCTGGACGAGTCACAGTAAGATAATTCAACTTTCCAACCAATCTTCTATATCTCTTAGGATCTTTAAATAATCACCATCTTTTGCGAGCTGCAAATTCGACTATTGAAGTACTGCATGGCTTAGCTCCTAACTTTCCTGTCTCAGACAAGTCaagtatatattttctttgagaaaGAATATTTCCTTCTTACTTCTTATTACCTCAACACCCAAGAAGTATCTCAACATTCCCAAATTTTTGGTACGAAACTGTGTTTGGAGAAAAGATTTAAGAATGAAATCCCTGTAGTATCACTTTCACTAATGACAATATCATCCATATGCACAACTGACAAAATGATACTAGTAGCAGGATGCTTGAAGAAAACATAATCACCCgacttatttttcttcatgcAATTTTCTTAACTGCCCGACTAAACTTTCCAAACTAAGCACAAGGCCTCTGCTTCAATCCGTACAGGGACTTATGAAGATAGCAAACTTTTCCATGCTCCCCCTGAGCAACAAAGCCAGGTGGTTGCTCCATATAAATTTCCGCCTGAAGATCCCCATGGAGAAACATTCTTGATGTCTAGTTGATGAAGAGACCAATTATAAGTAGCCATcgtaaaaaataaacaatctTATAGAAGTCATCTTAGCAACCGGAGAAAATGTATCAGAATAATCTACTCCATAAGTCTGAGGATATCTTTTAGCACCAAGACGAGCTTTCGATCTGGTAATGGATCCATCAGGATCGACTTTAACAACAAACACGCATTTACACCCAATAGCCTTCTTAGTTGCAGGCAAATCAACCAAGGTCCAAGTACCATTATCTTTTAAAGCACTTATCTCCCTAATCTACTTTTCTTCAGATGGTTTTCTGATATAACATGTATAACTAACTAGTGATCATCAACCCTTATTCTCAAGTTTTTGAATTGTTCAGTattatgttctttttcttttcttttgcgTTTTCTGGTAAAAATGTTTTCATGTTGTCATTTGGCAACTGCATTCTGTTAATGTTCAAGGGGATTTTCATCTGTATGTTGTCCATTGGCCCTGCCAACATAAACTTCTTTTCATTGTCCCATTCATTTTCATTGGATGTTTTCTTGAAAGTGAGAGTTTGGAAATTCATGCAATTggattttatttgtattccATAGTGATTATCAAGATTCTTCTAATCGTATGTGCAAACAATATTTGAAATTTGTGGTTCTTATCTTTGTATATTAAAAGGTCAAAGAGGAAGATGATGCTATAATTGATCGGAAACTTCAACTTCATTTGAAACAAAGGAGACGGCGAAAGAGATCTAAACAGGTAATGATTCTGACCacttctaattttcttttttggtttgttTTATGTTTCCATTGTGGATTATGGGCTTTCGGTATTGGTATCATTCTATGAACATTAGAATCCAAACTATATTTTAGATGACCTATAGTTGCTTAACCTAGGTTCACCATTTTGCTTTCTACTTTCAGCGAATAACCAAAggaatttttattcttttattgcaaTTTGGAATGGTTTTATATCCAAGTTTTGTTGTTTAGGTGGCTCAAGTGATGTCTTGTGGTTCTGTTCTGTATACATTTCTAATCTTACTTCTTCTGAAGAATAGACAAATGGAACGTGAGCCCCTCCACCCTATCCTATTAAGAAGAGCAAATTGATATGTGCTTATGGAATGGACACCTTTcagatataaattaattcatgTTCCTCATTCTTTATACTGTCTATTTAGCATTCTTATGGAATTAGGGTGTCTTTCCACTAAAAAGAATGTCTCTATTGATCAAATATGGAAGGTAAGGCAGGTTATTTGCTGCCTGTTGTGTTGTCAATATACTTATAGAGTTGGacattattttacatatagaTTAATTCATGTTCCTCATCTTGATACCGTTCATTTGGCATTCTCATTGAATTAGGTTGTCATTCTCAAACTCAAACTCAAACTAAGCCTTAATCCCAACTTAAATAGGGTGTCattctgaaaaagaaaaatttcaactCTATTGATCAGGTATTGGAAGGTAAGGCAGATGATCTGCTGCCTCTATGTGACATTTCTAATGGGAAAACTCTTGAACACGGGGAGGATGTGCCTAATAACTCTAGTGAGTTTGCATGTGAGAGTATGAAGAGTGATGTGTCTGGAAGTTTTAAGAACTTGGTTACAGAACCACCAATGAGTAATGGCAATTCTGGGGTATCTGAATCTGCATTGCCTGAGGACAGTGAATCCAGGAAGTCTAAACGTCCAAATGAAAGTGGGGAGCCAACTAATGATGCTAAGAAGATTCGAACAGTTATCATAGACAGTGATGATGAAGCTGATGGGATAAATGAGTCAGTTTCCAGTGCCAATAGAGTGGTGGTTGAATCAACTTTGCAAGAAAACATTGGGGAATCTGGTGCTGATGGTCATCTTTCACAGTGTGTGAATGAGGAGTTTCACTGTACTGTCTGTCATAAGATTTGTTTTGAAGTGCATTCACATCCACTTTTAAAAGTCATTATTTGCAAGGATTGCAAATGCTCAATTGAGAAGAAGATGCATGTAAAGGTATGGATtttgatattcttttatgttatAACTAAGTTGATCAAATAGGCAAgaatgattattatttatatgtatttttcaATGTCATATTGCTGTTATGACTGATATCTTCTTATCTAATTTTCTAGAATCTCTCCTTCCATTTGCGGATTGGTTATTATggggaatttcttttttcaactGATTCCTTTTCCTAGCAAACCTACTTTGCTGGAGTTATTATTATCTTTGAATATTGGAGTTTTTGTGGCAGGATCCTGAATGTTCTGAATGCTACTGTGCATGGTGTGGAAGAAGCAATGACTTAGTAAGTTGCAAGTCATGTAAAACATTGTTCTGTACCACTTGTGTGAAGAGGAATATTGGTGAAGAATGCTTGTCTGAGGCACAAAGTTCTGGGTGGCAATGTTGTTGTTGCTCTCCTAATCAGCTACAAAGATTGACATTAGAATTGGAGAAAGCCATGGGATCTGAAGATCTAATGGATACAAGCTCTGATAGTGAGTCAGAGAACTCAGATGCAGATATCCATGTTGCAATTAGGTATGCTGTTATCACCTATGAGACTGATATCTGGAATTTCTCCTTTTGCTGCTTTTTTAATGGAAAGAAAAACtttatttcctttctcttttcctaTTTTCTTCCATTGTCTAGTTTTCTGAGAATAAAATCTCCGTTTAATCTTTTCTGCCTGATTCAATTTGATACAGTGTTGCATCCAAAGTAAAATATCTGTTTCCTTATCAAAGGCTTTGTTTCTTGAATGTGCTTTTCAATTACTTCGTTTCTGGATCAgcaagaagagaaagaagaacaagaagaaaaagaaaattcggAGGATCCTTGATGATGCTGAATTAGGAGAAGAGACCCAAAGGAAAATTGCAATTGAAAAGGTGCATTAGGTTGATAATTTATTCAGTAAAATATGGCATGTTGACATGGAATGACCTACCATTTTGCCATCTTATGTAGGAACGTCAAGAACGTCTGAAGTCCTTGAAAGTGCAGTTTACTGACAAATCTAAGATGATGAATACTGCAAGCTGCAATGGGAACTTACCTGAAGGTGCTAGTTTTGAAGTACTTGGTGATGCTGCAACAGGTTACATTGTGAATGTTGTGAGGGAAAAAGGTGAAGAGGCTGTGAGGATTCCTCCAAGCATTTCAGCTAAATTGAAAGCCCATCAGGTTTTCCTTCTATATTTGTGGAGTTCTTAATAGAGTTATAGTCTTTTGCTGTTGATCTGTCAAGTTATTGTGCAACATTAGGAAGTGAATCCATAAATGGATGTTTTTCTCACATGAGTCTTTTGTTATTGTTTTACTTTGTCATAAAGGTATTGGTTTCCTATCCTTAAGCTGATTTGAAATGGCAGGTGGCAGGGATAAGATTTATGTGGGAGAATATTGTTCAGTCGATTGGGAAAGTGAAATCTGGAGATAGAGGTCTTGGTTGTATTTTAGCTCATACAATGGGCTTGGGTAAAACT
Coding sequences within:
- the LOC8258649 gene encoding protein CHROMATIN REMODELING 20 isoform X1, translating into MEEKHKQVDDVEIVSSDSFIVDSDDDDDEPSTSGQDNGMHLEEPLTEQEVEELVAELLEVESKAAEAQEALEKESLSKVESEVREELGQSLHGDDLEAAVEDEMTAFKEEWETVLDELETESAHLLEQLDGAGIELPSLYKWIERQAPNGCQTEAWKSRAHWVGSQVTSEITEAVADAEKYLQSHRPVRRRHGKLLEEGASGFLDKKLSIDGTKDNVAENGDIDWDSLNKLFSSGSCKDVASFGSKHWASVYLANTPQEAAEMGLKFPGVDEVEEIEDIDGCSNDPFIAVAIANEKELILSEEQRKNYIKVKEEDDAIIDRKLQLHLKQRRRRKRSKQVLEGKADDLLPLCDISNGKTLEHGEDVPNNSSEFACESMKSDVSGSFKNLVTEPPMSNGNSGVSESALPEDSESRKSKRPNESGEPTNDAKKIRTVIIDSDDEADGINESVSSANRVVVESTLQENIGESGADGHLSQCVNEEFHCTVCHKICFEVHSHPLLKVIICKDCKCSIEKKMHVKDPECSECYCAWCGRSNDLVSCKSCKTLFCTTCVKRNIGEECLSEAQSSGWQCCCCSPNQLQRLTLELEKAMGSEDLMDTSSDSESENSDADIHVAISKKRKKNKKKKKIRRILDDAELGEETQRKIAIEKERQERLKSLKVQFTDKSKMMNTASCNGNLPEGASFEVLGDAATGYIVNVVREKGEEAVRIPPSISAKLKAHQVAGIRFMWENIVQSIGKVKSGDRGLGCILAHTMGLGKTFQVIAFLYTAMRSIDLGLRTALIVTPVNVLHNWRQEFMKWRPSETKPLRVFMLEDVSRDRRAELLAKWRAKGGVFLIGYTAFRNLSLGKNVKDRNMAREICYALQDGPDILVCDEAHIIKNTRADTTQALKQVKCQRRIALTGSPLQNNLMEYYCMVDFVREGFLGSSHEFRNRFQNPIENGQHTNSTANDVKIMNQRSHILYEQLKGFVQRMDMSVVKKDLPPKTVFVIAVKLSPLQRKLYKKFLDVHGFTKDIVSSEKIRKSFFAGYQALAQIWNHPGILQLRKDRDYVTREETVDNFIADESSSDENLDCNTIIGEKPRNANDFVQRKSDNGFFQKGWWNDLLQENNYKELDYSGKMVLLLDILTASSHVGDKALVFSQSIPTLDLIELYLSRLSRHGKKGKLWRKGKDWYRLDGRTESSERQRLVEKFNDPENKRVKCTLISTRAGSLGINLHAANRVVIVDGSWNPTYDLQAIFRAWRYGQTKPVFAYRLMAHGTMEEKIYKRQVTKEGLAARVVDRQQVHRTISREEMLHLFDFGDEENSDPLAEVGEEDKQVDDQNMSYKVGSSLKHKPPLSHVSCSSDKLMESLLGKHHPRWIANYHEHETLLQENEEEKLTKEEQDMAWEVYRRSLEWEEVQRVSLDESTFERKPPISNAVPSAPNTNSKGPPVRETSSSNVAPSKGILRCRMVQRKCTNLSHLLTLRSQGTKVGCTTVCGECAQEISWEDLNKDSRTAR
- the LOC8258649 gene encoding protein CHROMATIN REMODELING 20 isoform X2; this encodes MEEKHKQVDDVEIVSSDSFIVDSDDDDDEPSTSGQDNGMHLEEPLTEQEVEELVAELLEVESKAAEAQEALEKESLSKVESEVREELGQSLHGDDLEAAVEDEMTAFKEEWETVLDELETESAHLLEQLDGAGIELPSLYKWIERQAPNGCQTEAWKSRAHWVGSQVTSEITEAVADAEKYLQSHRPVRRRHGKLLEEGASGFLDKKLSIDGTKDNVAENGDIDWDSLNKLFSSGSCKDVASFGSKHWASVYLANTPQEAAEMGLKFPGVDEVEEIEDIDGCSNDPFIAVAIANEKELILSEEQRKNYIKVKEEDDAIIDRKLQLHLKQRRRRKRSKQVLEGKADDLLPLCDISNGKTLEHGEDVPNNSSEFACESMKSDVSGSFKNLVTEPPMSNGNSGVSESALPEDSESRKSKRPNESGEPTNDAKKIRTVIIDSDDEADGINESVSSANRVVVESTLQENIGESGADGHLSQCVNEEFHCTVCHKICFEVHSHPLLKVIICKDCKCSIEKKMHVKDPECSECYCAWCGRSNDLVSCKSCKTLFCTTCVKRNIGEECLSEAQSSGWQCCCCSPNQLQRLTLELEKAMGSEDLMDTSSDSESENSDADIHVAISKKRKKNKKKKKIRRILDDAELGEETQRKIAIEKERQERLKSLKVQFTDKSKMMNTASCNGNLPEGASFEVLGDAATGYIVNVVREKGEEAVRIPPSISAKLKAHQVAGIRFMWENIVQSIGKVKSGDRGLGCILAHTMGLGKTFQVIAFLYTAMRSIDLGLRTALIVTPVNVLHNWRQEFMKWRPSETKPLRVFMLEDVSRDRRAELLAKWRAKGGVFLIGYTAFRNLSLGKNVKDRNMAREICYALQDGPDILVCDEAHIIKNTRADTTQALKQVKCQRRIALTGSPLQNNLMEYYCMVDFVREGFLGSSHEFRNRFQNPIENGQHTNSTANDVKIMNQRSHILYEQLKGFVQRMDMSVVKKDLPPKTVFVIAVKLSPLQRKLYKKFLDVHGFTKDIVSSEKIRKSFFAGYQALAQIWNHPGILQLRKDRDYVTREETVDNFIADESSSDENLDCNTIIGEKPRNANDFVQRKSDNGFFQKGWWNDLLQENNYKELDYSGKMVLLLDILTASSHVGDKALVFSQSIPTLDLIELYLSRLSRHGKKGKLWRKGKDWYRYGQTKPVFAYRLMAHGTMEEKIYKRQVTKEGLAARVVDRQQVHRTISREEMLHLFDFGDEENSDPLAEVGEEDKQVDDQNMSYKVGSSLKHKPPLSHVSCSSDKLMESLLGKHHPRWIANYHEHETLLQENEEEKLTKEEQDMAWEVYRRSLEWEEVQRVSLDESTFERKPPISNAVPSAPNTNSKGPPVRETSSSNVAPSKGILRCRMVQRKCTNLSHLLTLRSQGTKVGCTTVCGECAQEISWEDLNKDSRTAR